In Candidatus Accumulibacter cognatus, the genomic window TGGTCATCCTGATGTCGATCCCTGGCCTGGCGCTGTTCTACGGGGGTCTGGTGCGCACCAAGAACATGCTTTCGGTACTGATGCAGGTCTTCGTGACCTTTTCGCTAATCAGTGTGCTCTGGGTAATCTACGGCTACTCGGTCGCATTTACCGAAGGCAGTGGCTTTTTTGGCGTGCTCGACAAGATTTTCCTCAAAGGAATCACTGTCGACTCGGTTGCCGCCACCTTCAGCAAGGGGGTGGTCGTCTCCGAACTAGCCTATGTCATATTCCAGGGCGCTTTCGCAGCCATCACCTGCGGGCTGATCGTCGGCGCCTTCGCTGAGCGTGCAAAATTTGCCGCGATCCTGGTCTTCATGGTGATCTGGTTTACGCTCTCCTACCTACCGATGGCGCACATGGTGTGGTATTGGGCAGGTCCGGACGCCTACCTTGACGCGGCAACTGGCGAGGCAGCCACCAAGACGGCCGGCTTCCTGTTTCAGAAAGGCGCGCTCGACTTCGCAGGCGGCACCGTGGTGCATATCAACGCTGCCGTAGCCGGGCTGGTCGGCGCAATCGTCATTGGCAAACGGATTGGCTATGGCCGCGAATCGATGGCTCCACATAGTCTGACCTTCACGATGATCGGAGCTTCGCTGTTGTGGTTCGGCTGGTTCGGCTTCAATGCCGGCTCGGCACTCGAAGCGAGCGGTGGCGCAGCGCTGGCAATGGTCAATACCTGGGTCGCCACCGCTTGTGCTGCGATGTCCTGGATGCTGGCCGAATGGATGATCAAGGGCAAGCCCTCGATGCTCGGCGCAGCTTCCGGGGCAGTTGCCGGCCTGGTGGCAATCACCCCGGCAGCAGGTTTCGTCGGTGTCGTCGGCGCCATTGTCATCGGCCTGCTGGCGGGGGTAGTGTGCCTGTGGGGCGTCAATGGGCTGAAGCGCCTGCTTGGCGCGGATGATTCGCTCGACGTCTTTGGCGTGCATGGTGTCGGCGGCATGCTCGGCGCCATCCTGACGGGAGTCTTCGCCGCTCCTTCGCTTGGCGGCACCGGCGTTTATGACTACGTGCTCAACAAGGTCGGCGACTACGACATGACCGCCCAGGTGATCAGCCAGTTATGGGGTGTCGGCACAGTGATCGTCTGGTCGGGGGTGGTTTCCCTGGTTGTTTTCAAACTGGTCGACATGGTCATTGGACTGCGAGTACCGGAAGAAGAAGAACGCGAAGGTCTCGACATCACCTCACACGGTGAATCCGCCTATCACTACTGAGCACGCACAAAGTCGTCTCTCCCCTTGAGGGCGCCAACACGGCGCCCTTTTTTCTGGGACAGTGTCAGCACAACACGGTGCATTGACAGCCAACCGACAATTCAATGGGATACGGCCGGAAAGCACCTACGTTGACAGCTCTCAGGCCCTTCCCTATACTCTCGAGTTTCCCAGGGTTGGTAGCTCAGTCGGTAGAGCACTGGACTTTTAATCCATTGGTCGTGGGTTCGAATCCCACCCAACCCACCAAGCCAGAACAATTCCTGAGTCAGAATTCGATGCTGGCCCGGGGCGTTAGCTCAGTTGGTAGAGCAGCGGACTCTTAATCCGTAGGTCCAGAGTTCGAGTCTCTGACGCCCCACAAAAAAACAAGCACTTAGCCATACTCTCAAGGTTGGGCTTTATTTTTTGGTTACGCCAGGGTTACATTTGCCGTCGCAGGCCGCCATGCGCCCGTGACGGAAACCTTCCCGGAAACCATCGCCGCACCCAATAAAACCCGGCGCAAGGCCGGGTCTGGTTCTGGCGTCAATCTAGCGGTGGCGGGAGAATCCCGATCTCCTGCAGCTTTCGCAATATGCTTTCGGACTCGCTGCCGCAATAGTACTCCAGGCCGACGGCGAGGTAAGCCCCAGCAGCGGTAAGTTTGACGATGCGTGGGCGCGCACCTTCCGCCTTCGGCATCTCTTTCGGCATCTGCCCCCCGCCTTTCCGCCCTTACCTTGATCTCAATCGCCCAGGCAATCATTGCCGTGTTGCGCGCCTGCCTCGCGTAGGCCTCCATCGCCTCGAAAACTTGCATGCTTCGCACGCACAGGCACGCGCGGTCTAAAGCGCTGGTAAGAGGCATCCCTTTCAAGGTGTTTTGACTTTGGCATCGCGGAGGACGCAGGCGGTGGATAGGTGCTTGCAAACCACGGCGGCATCGACATAAGGCTTGGGCTTGTCCTTCTTTGGGCCGCGCCGGGAGGTGGCCACACGGTGCGGAGAGACTCGACTGGCCAGATGCAGGAGATAGAAGGCGACGCGCTCCTGCGCGGGCAAGGCGATCAGCATGCCTGGGTAATCGCTGGCGACCTGGACGGCCAGGTGGTCGGTGGACACATCGAGTTCAGTTCAGACGGTTTCTCCTGATGCGCCCGTTCGACGTAGCGCTTGAGCAGCGATAACGCGTGTAGGCCAGTAGCGCTGTCGCAAATCCGAGCAGCGCGGCGCGGGGATGGCCCAGGCTGCGGATCTCGCGGTTGAGTACCGATTCGATCCGGCCAAAGGGCCCTTCGATACGCCCGCGTCGGCGATACAGATCCGCCATCCGGGCCGCGGTGACTTCCCCAGGCAGCTGGGTCCAGAGCCTGATCTCGGTTTCGCCCGATTCGGTCGGGGTGGGGAGGATCAGCCGAATGCGCTGCTATTGCCGCAGTTCATTCGCAGACAGGCCGATGGGCTGGACTTGCAGCAGGCCGGTGTCGCAGGCTCCGGCGTCTTCCCATACACCTTCCTGCTCCAGCTTCGGAGGACGGCGGGGTTCGCGCACGATGAAGCACGCCTTGGCCTCCTCCCAGCCTTGCAGCAGAGTGCGGGTACAGAAATGGCGGTCTGCAATCCACTACTCGCCAGGGCGAGCGCCCGCCACCAGGGTGGCCGCTGCCGTGCGCTCGCTTTCGTAGGCGTCCTCGCAGGCGACGAGGTCCGTGACCCAACCCGCATCGGGATCGTACACCACCAGGGTAGGGCCCGGTAGGCGCCCCGCTCGCCCCGCTCGCTGCGCAGCGGCGCCTGACGCTTCTCGCTGCCCGGCAGGTGGTTGCCATCCACCATGCGCAGCGACCAGCCCGGCAAGCTCTCCCTCTGACCCACCGCCGCCCTCACCGGCTTCAAACGCGGGGCACTGCCCTGCACCAGCGCGCGCAGCACTGGCGGTTCGGTGTGATTGACCTTCGCGTACAGCGCGGCCAGTGACACCGGCAGCCCCTCCCTCTAGCGCGCCGCCGCGTGCAGCGACGGACGCAGGCCCAGGGACACCCGCAAC contains:
- the amt gene encoding ammonium transporter, whose translation is MRRLFAILALLGAVSIGAPAWAEDKPAVATETPTAVAAPAATPASEPAATTAASAAPAAAAATPAPVANKGDNAWIMTSAALVILMSIPGLALFYGGLVRTKNMLSVLMQVFVTFSLISVLWVIYGYSVAFTEGSGFFGVLDKIFLKGITVDSVAATFSKGVVVSELAYVIFQGAFAAITCGLIVGAFAERAKFAAILVFMVIWFTLSYLPMAHMVWYWAGPDAYLDAATGEAATKTAGFLFQKGALDFAGGTVVHINAAVAGLVGAIVIGKRIGYGRESMAPHSLTFTMIGASLLWFGWFGFNAGSALEASGGAALAMVNTWVATACAAMSWMLAEWMIKGKPSMLGAASGAVAGLVAITPAAGFVGVVGAIVIGLLAGVVCLWGVNGLKRLLGADDSLDVFGVHGVGGMLGAILTGVFAAPSLGGTGVYDYVLNKVGDYDMTAQVISQLWGVGTVIVWSGVVSLVVFKLVDMVIGLRVPEEEEREGLDITSHGESAYHY